A DNA window from Streptomyces bacillaris contains the following coding sequences:
- a CDS encoding ADP-ribosylglycohydrolase family protein → MTPTTAMEPAASTPQTSPATPGLDDRITRALVGAAVGDALGGPVEGWTPEQIAERHGGRVTGIVGPWHGENWRTARPIAPYHKGDGHVTDDTLMTHALIRVYDRVRDHLDAYAVADHLVPDLLSPRWIPELEAEALPLQRIFLAEKWLVARLHYGHVDPREAGAGNIVNCGAAMYMAPVGLVNAGHPEAAYAEALEIAAPHQSSYGREAAGVFAAAVAAACRPGATPDAVIDAALALAKDGTRSAIEAVCEVAAHHDDVESALAPLRAAVEPFDTVGPDYRSPALGARRPSRLHSIEELPVALGMLLVGGGDYRRTVLGSVNYGRDCDSIATMSGAIAGALGGEAPADWAETVAAASRLDLEAPARTLAQVAREVFARDLDRRRAHEEAFTALAGA, encoded by the coding sequence ATGACGCCCACAACGGCCATGGAACCCGCCGCCTCGACCCCGCAGACCTCTCCCGCCACCCCCGGACTCGATGACCGCATCACCCGCGCCCTGGTCGGCGCCGCCGTCGGGGACGCCCTCGGCGGCCCGGTCGAGGGGTGGACCCCCGAGCAGATCGCCGAGCGCCACGGCGGCCGGGTGACCGGGATCGTCGGCCCCTGGCACGGCGAGAACTGGCGCACCGCACGCCCCATCGCCCCGTACCACAAGGGCGACGGGCACGTCACCGACGACACCCTGATGACCCACGCCCTGATCCGGGTCTACGACCGCGTCCGCGACCACCTCGACGCGTACGCCGTCGCGGACCACCTCGTCCCGGACCTCCTCTCGCCCCGCTGGATCCCCGAGCTGGAGGCCGAGGCGCTGCCGCTCCAGCGGATCTTCCTGGCCGAGAAGTGGCTCGTGGCCCGGCTGCACTACGGGCACGTCGACCCGCGCGAGGCCGGTGCGGGCAACATCGTCAACTGCGGGGCGGCGATGTACATGGCCCCGGTCGGCCTGGTCAACGCGGGCCATCCGGAGGCCGCTTACGCCGAGGCGCTGGAGATCGCCGCGCCCCACCAGTCCTCGTACGGGCGGGAGGCCGCCGGGGTCTTCGCGGCCGCCGTCGCCGCCGCCTGCCGGCCGGGCGCCACCCCGGACGCGGTGATCGACGCGGCCCTCGCGCTCGCGAAGGACGGCACCCGGTCCGCGATCGAGGCCGTCTGCGAAGTGGCCGCGCACCATGACGACGTCGAGTCGGCGCTCGCCCCGCTGCGGGCGGCGGTGGAGCCCTTCGACACCGTGGGCCCCGACTACCGCTCCCCCGCCCTCGGCGCCCGCCGCCCCTCCCGGCTGCACTCCATCGAGGAACTGCCCGTCGCGCTGGGGATGTTGCTGGTCGGGGGTGGTGACTACCGGCGTACGGTGCTCGGTTCGGTGAACTACGGACGCGACTGCGACTCCATCGCCACGATGAGCGGCGCCATCGCGGGCGCGCTCGGCGGCGAGGCCCCGGCCGACTGGGCGGAGACGGTGGCGGCGGCCAGCCGACTGGACCTGGAGGCCCCGGCCCGGACCCTGGCGCAGGTGGCCCGGGAGGTCTTCGCCCGAGACCTGGACCGCCGCCGGGCCCACGAGGAGGCGTTCACCGCCCTGGCCGGTGCGTGA
- a CDS encoding ADP-ribosylglycohydrolase family protein: MDMAAGKNRARGALLGLAVGDALGAPAENLRPSEIRRRWGRIEGFVSEDPAGTDDTEYAIFSGLLLARHGSALTVSHVERAWHHWIADLDEGPFRGAGFSERGTLENLRRGLAAPISAQHRHAWSDGLAMRAAPFGVFAAGRPAEAARLVAVDGRVSHEGEGIYGGQAVAAGVAAAMVGAGLASVIAAALSVVPMDSWTARSLRRAVAAAQRPYPDRLTMERAVRSAVVIGGYPWTDLAPEAVGLAFGAFTAARGDFRTAVLTAVNMGRDADTTAAVAGALAGALHGVDAIPPEWAAAIGPVRGSCLPSMRGYHVLDIADLLTPEGAEAVGSPQERGGGGREPSAVREMASVSAAFEPVREERR, encoded by the coding sequence ATGGACATGGCCGCCGGCAAGAACCGGGCCAGAGGTGCGCTGCTGGGCCTGGCGGTCGGGGACGCGCTCGGCGCCCCGGCGGAGAATCTGCGGCCCTCCGAGATCCGCCGCCGCTGGGGGCGGATCGAAGGGTTCGTGAGCGAGGACCCGGCGGGCACCGACGACACGGAGTACGCGATCTTCTCCGGGCTGCTGCTGGCCCGGCACGGCTCCGCGCTCACCGTCTCCCACGTGGAGCGGGCCTGGCACCACTGGATCGCCGATCTGGACGAGGGCCCGTTCCGGGGCGCCGGGTTCAGCGAGCGCGGCACCCTGGAGAACCTGCGCCGGGGCCTCGCCGCACCGATCTCCGCCCAGCACCGGCACGCCTGGAGCGACGGGCTGGCGATGCGGGCGGCCCCCTTCGGGGTGTTCGCGGCCGGGCGGCCCGCCGAGGCGGCCCGGCTGGTGGCGGTGGACGGGCGGGTGAGCCACGAGGGCGAGGGGATCTACGGGGGCCAGGCGGTGGCGGCCGGGGTGGCGGCGGCGATGGTGGGCGCGGGCCTCGCCTCGGTGATCGCGGCCGCGCTCTCGGTGGTCCCGATGGACTCCTGGACCGCCCGCTCGCTGCGCCGGGCGGTGGCGGCGGCCCAGCGCCCGTACCCGGACCGGCTGACGATGGAGCGGGCGGTGCGGTCGGCGGTGGTGATCGGCGGCTATCCGTGGACGGACCTGGCGCCGGAGGCGGTGGGCCTGGCGTTCGGGGCGTTCACGGCGGCCCGGGGCGACTTCCGTACGGCGGTGCTGACGGCCGTGAACATGGGGCGCGACGCGGACACGACGGCGGCGGTGGCGGGGGCCCTGGCCGGGGCGCTGCACGGGGTGGACGCGATCCCGCCGGAGTGGGCGGCGGCGATCGGCCCGGTGCGCGGGAGCTGTCTGCCCTCGATGCGGGGCTACCACGTGCTGGACATCGCGGACCTGCTGACACCGGAGGGGGCGGAGGCCGTGGGGAGCCCGCAGGAGCGGGGCGGCGGGGGTCGCGAGCCTTCGGCGGTACGGGAGATGGCCTCGGTGTCCGCCGCCTTCGAACCCGTACGGGAGGAGCGGCGATGA
- a CDS encoding ADP-ribosylglycohydrolase family protein, producing MATTAHATAAAATAPGHTAPSRRARIEGLLLGLAAGDAAGWPAARHRAARMPEWTRRLTRELDTFAEQNATTTLPVPIALNQPPEPLRLGPSDDAEWAAFAGRTVLAAAADEAYGLSPGHRTRDAVDRAWNALAATVAAASARAPEVEAAVLPLRARISVRAGLGNLAAGLRPPATGHDNPHYFDDAACVRAAVLAVVHPGDPEEAAALAEFDARYTQDGDGVHGARAMAAAIAVALAGADVDTVVNAALAQLPDATEIARNATHAVRLAREFADEPAGAFALVPVLEHQIVDHVYSYGIAAAETVPVALALTTAARGEIAQALPAAACLSRVADSAPALAGALTGTIGSVSAVPAGWREACRTLAGCALPRLAGLDLLELAGLLAATEPATPGGQFRHDAHNGHGTRRLDPADLSRHPRTR from the coding sequence ATGGCCACCACCGCCCACGCGACGGCCGCCGCGGCAACCGCCCCCGGGCACACCGCCCCCTCCCGGCGCGCCCGGATCGAGGGGCTGCTGCTCGGGCTGGCGGCCGGGGATGCCGCCGGGTGGCCCGCCGCGCGGCACCGGGCGGCGCGGATGCCCGAGTGGACCCGGCGGCTCACCCGGGAGCTGGACACCTTCGCCGAGCAGAACGCCACCACCACCCTTCCCGTGCCCATCGCCCTCAACCAGCCGCCCGAGCCCCTGCGGCTCGGCCCCTCCGACGACGCCGAGTGGGCCGCCTTCGCCGGGCGTACGGTGCTGGCGGCGGCGGCCGACGAGGCGTACGGGCTCTCCCCCGGCCACCGGACGAGGGACGCGGTGGACCGGGCCTGGAACGCGCTGGCCGCCACGGTCGCCGCCGCGAGTGCCCGGGCCCCTGAGGTGGAGGCGGCGGTGCTTCCGCTGCGGGCGCGGATCTCGGTACGGGCCGGGCTCGGCAACCTGGCCGCCGGGCTGCGGCCGCCCGCCACCGGCCACGACAACCCGCACTACTTCGACGACGCCGCCTGCGTCCGGGCCGCCGTGCTCGCCGTGGTCCACCCGGGCGACCCGGAGGAGGCGGCGGCGCTCGCGGAGTTCGACGCCCGCTACACCCAGGACGGCGACGGGGTGCACGGGGCGCGGGCCATGGCCGCCGCGATCGCCGTGGCGCTGGCCGGGGCGGACGTCGACACGGTGGTGAACGCGGCCCTGGCGCAGCTCCCCGACGCAACCGAGATCGCCCGCAACGCCACCCACGCGGTCCGTCTCGCCCGGGAGTTCGCGGACGAGCCGGCCGGGGCGTTCGCCCTGGTCCCGGTCCTGGAGCACCAGATCGTGGACCACGTCTACAGCTACGGGATCGCCGCCGCCGAGACCGTACCCGTCGCACTCGCGCTCACCACCGCCGCCCGGGGCGAGATCGCCCAGGCCCTCCCGGCCGCCGCCTGCCTCTCCCGGGTCGCGGACTCCGCGCCCGCCCTGGCCGGGGCGCTGACCGGGACGATCGGCTCGGTCAGCGCCGTACCGGCCGGGTGGCGCGAGGCGTGCCGGACGCTCGCGGGGTGTGCGCTGCCCCGGCTGGCGGGCCTGGATCTGCTGGAACTCGCCGGGCTGCTGGCAGCCACGGAACCGGCCACCCCGGGTGGACAATTCCGGCATGACGCCCACAACGGCCATGGAACCCGCCGCCTCGACCCCGCAGACCTCTCCCGCCACCCCCGGACTCGATGA
- a CDS encoding ADP-ribosylglycohydrolase family protein, protein MSADAPPNASPPPARDGDPYVDRPRARSVRLTWVQPEDLVGHELRQAALDGRDAREIEARWYAAGGTPAPARAGASEPPAPPHLRALAGELLDELAALESPLAADEPTDLADIMTACPQWPGPPGAAPPITHARLHAAWLGRAVGCLLGKPVEKLPLDGVRALARAAGNWPLATWFTEHGVPAHLLAAYPWNRRSAPTSLAENIDGMPEDDDLNYPLLNLLLLQRHGRAFTTADLARLWLDELPAGRTFTAERIAYGHLLAGVEPPETARRRNPFREWIGAQIRADVHGWTHPGDPVGAAAQAHRDAVLTHTGNGVYGAMFTAAAMAVAAGGESDVHGCLAAGLRVVPTRSRYARAIRFGIETARTEREFDAVVDRLHTTYDSTHHWVHVLPNAALLAAALTHADGDFTRSIGNAVSGGWDTDSNGATAGSLAGLLAGTPDALPHHWTAPLKNRLVTSVPGFDRAGFDTLAALTHQEALRP, encoded by the coding sequence ATGAGCGCCGACGCACCCCCGAACGCCTCCCCGCCCCCGGCCCGGGACGGGGACCCGTACGTCGACCGGCCCCGGGCCCGGTCCGTCCGCCTAACGTGGGTGCAGCCCGAGGACCTGGTCGGCCACGAGCTGCGGCAGGCCGCGCTGGACGGGCGGGACGCCCGGGAGATCGAGGCGCGGTGGTACGCGGCCGGGGGCACCCCCGCCCCGGCCCGCGCGGGCGCCTCCGAACCACCGGCACCACCGCACCTGCGGGCACTCGCGGGCGAGCTGCTGGACGAACTCGCGGCGCTGGAATCGCCGTTGGCGGCGGACGAGCCGACCGACCTGGCGGACATCATGACCGCCTGCCCGCAGTGGCCGGGGCCACCGGGGGCCGCTCCCCCGATCACCCACGCCCGCCTCCACGCCGCCTGGCTCGGCCGGGCGGTGGGGTGTCTGCTCGGCAAGCCGGTCGAGAAGCTGCCCCTCGACGGTGTCCGCGCCCTCGCCCGCGCCGCCGGCAACTGGCCCCTGGCCACCTGGTTCACCGAACACGGCGTGCCCGCCCACCTGTTGGCCGCGTACCCCTGGAACCGCCGCTCGGCCCCCACGTCGCTCGCCGAGAACATCGACGGCATGCCGGAGGACGACGACCTCAACTACCCGCTCCTCAACCTGCTGTTGCTCCAGCGGCACGGGCGCGCCTTCACCACCGCCGACCTGGCCCGGCTCTGGCTCGACGAGCTCCCGGCGGGCCGCACCTTCACCGCCGAGCGGATCGCGTACGGCCATCTCCTCGCGGGCGTCGAACCCCCGGAGACCGCCCGCCGCCGCAACCCGTTCCGGGAGTGGATCGGCGCCCAGATCCGGGCCGACGTGCACGGCTGGACCCACCCCGGCGACCCGGTCGGGGCCGCCGCCCAGGCCCACCGGGACGCGGTCCTCACCCATACCGGCAACGGCGTGTACGGCGCGATGTTCACCGCGGCCGCGATGGCCGTCGCGGCGGGCGGCGAGAGCGATGTGCACGGCTGCCTGGCCGCCGGGCTGCGGGTGGTGCCGACGCGGTCGCGGTACGCCCGCGCGATCCGGTTCGGCATCGAAACCGCCCGTACGGAAAGGGAGTTCGACGCGGTTGTGGACCGGCTGCACACCACGTACGACTCCACCCACCACTGGGTCCATGTGCTGCCCAACGCCGCCCTGCTCGCCGCCGCCCTCACCCACGCCGACGGCGACTTCACCCGGTCCATCGGCAACGCGGTCTCCGGCGGCTGGGACACCGACTCCAACGGGGCCACCGCGGGCTCCCTCGCCGGACTCCTCGCGGGCACCCCGGACGCCCTGCCCCACCACTGGACCGCCCCGCTGAAGAACCGCCTCGTCACCTCGGTACCCGGCTTCGACCGGGCCGGGTTCGACACCCTCGCCGCACTGACCCACCAGGAGGCTCTGCGCCCATGA
- the rbsK gene encoding ribokinase: MTRIAVLGSTNMDLVAYTARAPGLGETVTGREFRTVPGGKGANQAVAAARAGGDVAMIGAVGDDPYGVQLRDGLEHAGVDTDLLHTAEGPSGTAHIVVDDTGANAIVVIPGANGVVTALGPGEIAAIASAELLLMQLELPLSAVVEGARAARSQGVRTILTPSPVQPLPDELLDHIDLLIPNEHEAAELSGQAEPHAAAQILLRQVPEVIITLGAKGSLYAARGGEPVLFEAPEVRAVDTTGAGDTFVGALAVALGEGRPVAKALAFASSAAALCVQKPGASTSMPYRTEIEADAV, from the coding sequence ATGACCCGTATCGCCGTGCTCGGCAGCACCAACATGGACCTCGTCGCCTACACCGCCCGCGCCCCGGGGCTCGGGGAGACCGTCACCGGGCGGGAGTTCCGGACGGTCCCCGGCGGCAAGGGTGCCAACCAGGCCGTCGCCGCCGCCCGCGCGGGCGGGGATGTGGCGATGATCGGTGCGGTGGGCGACGATCCGTACGGGGTGCAGCTCCGCGACGGCCTCGAACACGCGGGGGTCGACACGGACTTGCTGCACACCGCCGAGGGCCCCAGCGGCACCGCACACATCGTCGTGGACGACACAGGGGCCAACGCGATCGTGGTGATCCCGGGCGCCAACGGCGTCGTCACCGCGCTCGGCCCCGGCGAGATCGCGGCCATCGCCTCCGCCGAACTGCTGCTGATGCAGCTCGAACTCCCGCTCTCCGCCGTGGTGGAGGGCGCCCGCGCCGCCCGCTCCCAGGGCGTACGGACCATCCTCACCCCCTCCCCCGTGCAGCCCCTGCCCGATGAACTTCTGGACCACATCGACCTGTTGATCCCCAACGAGCACGAGGCCGCCGAACTCTCCGGACAGGCCGAACCGCACGCGGCGGCGCAGATCCTGCTGCGCCAGGTGCCCGAGGTGATCATCACGCTCGGTGCGAAGGGGTCCCTGTACGCGGCCCGGGGCGGCGAGCCGGTGCTGTTCGAGGCGCCCGAGGTGCGGGCCGTCGACACCACCGGGGCCGGGGACACGTTCGTCGGGGCGCTGGCGGTGGCGCTCGGGGAGGGGCGGCCGGTGGCCAAGGCGCTGGCGTTCGCCTCCTCGGCCGCCGCGCTCTGCGTCCAGAAGCCGGGCGCGTCCACGTCCATGCCGTACCGGACCGAGATCGAGGCCGATGCCGTATGA